A single region of the Bacillus cereus genome encodes:
- the rseP gene encoding RIP metalloprotease RseP, whose protein sequence is MNTAIAFILIFGALVFFHELGHLYFAKRAGILCREFAIGFGPKIFSFEKNETVYTIRLLPLGGYVRMAGEDADTVELKPGKKVGLVLNEKDEAVKLVFDGYEKYPNVRVIEVEQADLEHNLTISGYEEYEEELQTFRVNEKARIISAGEEIQIAPFNRQFGSKKLGQRALTIFAGPAMNFILAFVIFVILGFVQGVPVDKPMVGKVMDNSAAQQAGLKENDTIQAIDGKNTSTWKDVVNIVRENPNKEITLQVKRDSEQINVKVTPTVDKEGKEEVGRIGVYSPVEKTVMGSIKSGFEQTYEWTKLIFDSLVKLVTGQFSINELSGPVGIYNLTDQVVDYGFTRVLSLAAVLSINLGLFNLLPVPALDGGRLFFFLIEALRGKPIDRQKEGMVHFIGFALLMLLMLVVTWNDIRKFFL, encoded by the coding sequence TTGAATACAGCGATTGCCTTTATATTAATTTTCGGTGCACTCGTATTTTTCCATGAGCTAGGGCATCTATATTTCGCAAAAAGAGCGGGTATTTTATGCCGCGAGTTTGCGATTGGTTTTGGTCCAAAAATATTCTCATTTGAAAAGAATGAAACGGTGTATACGATTCGATTACTGCCCCTTGGTGGCTATGTAAGAATGGCTGGCGAGGATGCGGACACAGTTGAGTTAAAGCCAGGGAAAAAGGTTGGCCTTGTGCTAAATGAAAAAGACGAAGCTGTGAAATTAGTTTTTGATGGATATGAAAAATATCCAAATGTTCGTGTTATTGAAGTCGAACAAGCTGATTTGGAGCATAATCTTACAATTTCGGGATATGAAGAGTACGAGGAAGAGCTGCAAACATTCCGAGTGAATGAAAAAGCTCGTATCATATCTGCGGGAGAAGAAATCCAAATCGCTCCGTTTAACAGACAGTTTGGCTCTAAAAAATTGGGTCAACGCGCGTTAACAATTTTTGCAGGTCCTGCAATGAACTTTATTCTAGCATTTGTTATTTTTGTGATTCTTGGATTTGTACAAGGGGTTCCCGTTGATAAACCAATGGTCGGAAAAGTAATGGATAATAGTGCAGCACAGCAAGCTGGATTAAAAGAAAATGATACAATTCAAGCTATTGATGGGAAAAACACAAGTACATGGAAAGATGTTGTTAACATTGTACGTGAAAACCCGAATAAAGAAATTACGTTACAAGTAAAGCGTGATAGTGAACAGATTAATGTGAAAGTAACGCCAACGGTTGATAAAGAAGGAAAAGAAGAAGTTGGTAGAATTGGTGTTTACTCTCCTGTAGAGAAAACAGTGATGGGTTCTATTAAATCAGGTTTTGAACAAACGTACGAATGGACGAAACTAATTTTTGATTCTCTTGTGAAATTAGTAACTGGTCAATTTTCTATTAATGAGTTGTCAGGTCCAGTAGGAATTTATAATCTAACAGATCAAGTTGTAGATTATGGATTTACGCGTGTACTAAGTTTAGCGGCAGTTTTAAGTATTAACCTTGGTTTATTTAATTTATTACCAGTTCCAGCTTTAGACGGTGGACGTTTGTTCTTCTTCTTAATTGAGGCATTAAGAGGGAAACCGATTGATCGTCAAAAAGAAGGAATGGTTCACTTTATTGGATTTGCATTATTAATGTTGCTTATGTTAGTTGTAACATGGAATGACATCCGTAAGTTTTTCTTGTAA
- the dxr gene encoding 1-deoxy-D-xylulose-5-phosphate reductoisomerase — protein MKNISLLGASGSIGTQTLDVLRSHPDQFRLVAFSVGKNIDYAVKVIQEFSPQIVSVQRAEDVIKLQAVSGNTKIVYGSEGLLEVALHPDAEILVNAVVGSVGLLPTLRAIEAKKTIGIANKETLVTAGHLVMEAARKHNVSLLPVDSEHSAIFQCLNGENEKRISRLIITASGGSFRDKTRDELHHVTVEDALRHPNWSMGSKITIDSATMMNKGLEVIEAHWLFGIPYEQIDVVLHKESIIHSMVEFEDRSVMAQLGSPDMRVPIQYALTYPDRLPLSDTKQLNLWEMGTLHFEKMNQERFRCLRFAYEAGKTGGSMPAVMNAANEVAVEAFLQKRIGFLTVEDLIEKAMNHHNVIARPSLEEILEIDAATRRFVMEQI, from the coding sequence ATGAAAAATATTAGTTTATTAGGTGCAAGCGGATCAATTGGTACACAAACTTTAGATGTGTTACGCTCGCACCCAGACCAATTCCGTCTCGTTGCTTTTTCTGTAGGGAAAAATATTGACTACGCAGTAAAAGTAATTCAAGAATTTTCTCCGCAAATTGTTTCTGTGCAAAGAGCAGAAGATGTTATAAAATTACAAGCTGTTTCTGGTAATACAAAAATTGTATATGGTAGTGAAGGTCTTTTAGAAGTAGCATTACATCCAGATGCGGAGATTTTAGTAAATGCCGTTGTAGGTAGCGTAGGGTTGTTACCAACACTTCGTGCAATTGAGGCGAAAAAAACAATTGGAATTGCAAATAAAGAAACGTTAGTAACTGCAGGGCATCTAGTAATGGAAGCGGCACGAAAACATAATGTTTCGTTACTTCCAGTAGATAGTGAACATTCAGCTATTTTTCAATGCTTGAATGGTGAAAATGAAAAAAGAATTTCTCGACTCATTATAACGGCTTCTGGCGGAAGTTTCCGTGATAAAACGAGAGATGAATTGCATCATGTGACCGTAGAAGATGCGCTTCGACATCCAAACTGGTCAATGGGTTCGAAAATTACAATTGATTCTGCTACAATGATGAATAAGGGACTAGAAGTAATTGAAGCACATTGGCTTTTTGGTATCCCTTATGAGCAAATTGATGTTGTTTTACATAAAGAAAGTATTATTCATTCTATGGTTGAATTTGAAGATCGTAGTGTAATGGCACAGCTTGGCTCACCTGATATGCGAGTACCAATTCAATACGCGCTTACATATCCTGATAGATTACCTCTTTCAGACACAAAACAGTTAAACTTATGGGAAATGGGAACATTGCATTTTGAAAAAATGAACCAAGAACGTTTCCGTTGTCTACGTTTTGCGTATGAAGCTGGGAAAACAGGTGGAAGTATGCCAGCTGTAATGAACGCTGCAAATGAAGTAGCTGTTGAAGCTTTTTTACAAAAGAGAATTGGTTTCTTAACAGTGGAAGACCTCATTGAAAAAGCAATGAACCATCACAATGTCATTGCACGTCCGAGCTTAGAGGAAATTCTGGAAATTGATGCAGCCACAAGACGGTTTGTGATGGAACAAATTTAG
- the cdsA gene encoding phosphatidate cytidylyltransferase: MKQRIITGVVAAALFIPIVIYGGVPFTVLVYALASIGLYELIRMNKLTLISVPTVLAAVLLWVILVPSSASELFRWIGLGKLEITFVIVLLLLSYTVLSKNTFTFDNASFLLMATTYVAMGFLYLNETRILGIKYVFCALFVIWATDSGAYFVGKALGKRKLWPEISPNKTIEGSLGGIVCGVIVALVYNMFFPVEANVGILIVLTIIISIFGQIGDLVQSAFKRHYGVKDSGTILPGHGGILDRTDSWLFVLPILYFLLQYN, encoded by the coding sequence GTGAAACAGAGAATTATTACTGGAGTGGTTGCTGCCGCGCTATTCATTCCCATCGTAATTTACGGTGGCGTGCCTTTTACGGTTTTAGTGTATGCACTTGCTTCTATAGGTTTATATGAATTAATTCGTATGAACAAGCTTACGCTTATTTCGGTACCAACAGTTTTAGCTGCGGTATTATTATGGGTTATTTTAGTTCCAAGTAGTGCATCAGAACTGTTTAGGTGGATTGGATTAGGTAAATTAGAAATTACGTTTGTGATTGTTTTATTACTTTTATCATATACAGTCCTTTCTAAGAATACATTTACTTTTGATAATGCTTCATTTTTACTTATGGCAACGACATATGTTGCAATGGGATTCTTATATTTAAATGAAACGAGAATATTAGGAATTAAATATGTGTTTTGCGCATTATTTGTTATATGGGCTACTGATTCAGGCGCATATTTCGTAGGAAAAGCATTAGGAAAAAGAAAGTTGTGGCCAGAAATTAGTCCAAATAAAACAATTGAAGGTTCATTAGGCGGTATTGTTTGTGGAGTTATTGTTGCACTTGTTTACAATATGTTCTTCCCAGTTGAAGCAAATGTAGGGATTTTAATTGTGCTGACGATTATCATTTCTATTTTTGGACAAATTGGTGATTTAGTACAGTCTGCATTTAAACGTCACTATGGCGTAAAAGATTCAGGTACAATTTTACCTGGACATGGTGGTATATTAGATCGAACAGATAGTTGGTTATTTGTGTTACCAATTCTCTACTTCTTATTACAATACAATTAA
- the uppS gene encoding isoprenyl transferase yields MMFKNFPFFKSKKDASFDHLVEEVKKGYIPEHIAIIMDGNGRWAKRRAMPRIAGHHEGMQVVKKITKFASKLNVKVLTLYAFSTENWKRPKKEVDYLMRLPEEFLGTFLPELIEENVQVRVIGQKDRLPTHTRRAMEKAMEDTQENTGLILNFALNYGSRDEIVSAVQHMMKDSEEGKIRAEEISEEMISSYLMTSSLPDPELLIRTSGELRISNFMLWQIAYSEFWFTDVYWPDFTEEHLLNAITDFQHRGRRFGGV; encoded by the coding sequence ATGATGTTTAAAAACTTTCCTTTTTTTAAAAGTAAAAAGGACGCATCGTTTGATCATCTCGTTGAAGAAGTGAAAAAAGGATATATACCAGAACATATTGCCATCATTATGGATGGCAATGGAAGATGGGCAAAGAGGAGAGCTATGCCTCGTATTGCGGGACATCATGAAGGCATGCAAGTTGTAAAGAAAATTACAAAATTTGCAAGTAAGCTTAATGTGAAAGTGTTAACTCTTTATGCTTTTTCAACTGAGAACTGGAAAAGACCGAAAAAGGAAGTTGACTATTTAATGAGGCTTCCAGAAGAATTTCTAGGTACATTTTTACCAGAATTGATTGAAGAAAACGTACAAGTCCGAGTAATAGGGCAAAAAGATCGTCTTCCTACGCATACACGCAGAGCGATGGAAAAAGCCATGGAAGATACGCAAGAGAATACGGGATTAATTCTTAATTTCGCGTTAAACTATGGAAGTCGAGATGAAATCGTTTCTGCTGTGCAACATATGATGAAAGATAGTGAGGAAGGAAAAATTCGTGCTGAAGAGATAAGTGAAGAAATGATTTCTTCCTACTTAATGACGAGTTCTTTACCTGATCCAGAGTTGTTAATTCGTACAAGCGGAGAGCTACGTATTAGTAATTTTATGTTATGGCAAATTGCATATTCAGAATTTTGGTTTACGGATGTGTATTGGCCAGACTTTACGGAAGAACATTTGCTTAATGCGATTACAGACTTTCAACATAGAGGGCGCAGATTCGGAGGCGTGTAG
- the frr gene encoding ribosome recycling factor — translation MGQQVLKSSNEKMEKAVAAYSRELATVRAGRASSSVLDKVQVDYYGAPTPVVQLANITVPEARLLVIQPYDKTSIGDIEKAILKADLGLNPSNDGTVIRIAFPALTEERRRDLVKVVKKYAEEAKVAVRNVRRDGNDDLKKLEKAGDITEDDLRGYTEDIQKETDKYIAKVDEIAKNKEKEIMEV, via the coding sequence ATGGGACAACAAGTATTGAAGTCTTCAAATGAAAAAATGGAAAAAGCAGTTGCTGCTTATTCTCGTGAATTAGCAACAGTTCGCGCTGGTCGTGCAAGCTCGTCTGTATTAGATAAGGTACAAGTTGATTACTACGGTGCACCAACACCAGTTGTGCAATTAGCGAACATTACAGTTCCAGAAGCACGTTTGCTTGTAATTCAACCCTATGATAAAACTTCTATCGGTGATATTGAAAAAGCAATCTTAAAAGCAGATTTAGGATTAAACCCTTCTAATGACGGAACTGTAATTCGTATTGCATTCCCTGCATTAACAGAAGAGCGTCGTCGTGATCTTGTAAAAGTTGTGAAAAAATATGCTGAAGAAGCAAAAGTTGCGGTTCGTAACGTACGTCGTGACGGTAACGATGATCTTAAGAAGCTTGAAAAAGCTGGCGATATTACGGAAGATGATTTAAGAGGATATACTGAAGATATCCAAAAAGAAACAGATAAATATATTGCAAAAGTTGACGAAATCGCAAAAAACAAAGAAAAAGAAATCATGGAAGTGTAA